From Pagrus major chromosome 6, Pma_NU_1.0, one genomic window encodes:
- the ip6k1 gene encoding inositol hexakisphosphate kinase 1 produces MCLPHTNNMDNSKLQGTGPGGGASLRPRAGGVPLEPFIHQVGGHTSMMRYDDHTVCKPLISREQRFYESLPPEMKEFTPEYKGVVLVCFEGDSDGYINLVAYPYVESNMEGGIAEHEERDPPEREQPRRKHSRRSLHRSSSSSEHKDERGDRRESHDTDTSENVAELKSPRLDPKIHSDVPFQMLDWNSGLSSEKISYNPWSLRCHKQQLSRMRSESKDRKLFKFLLLENVVHHFSYPCILDLKMGTRQHGDDASEEKAARQMKKCEQSTSATLGVRVCGMQVYQLNTGHYLCRNKYYGRGLSIEGFRQALYQYMHNGTGLRQDLFEPILNKLRSLKAVLERQASYRFYSSSLLIIYEGQEPEGPSVLSSGKHATLKTPSAPADPHCGPGPHAPPAPCAPCETDMSQNPDPGPLPSQGPGLMAPPPPNRHPPLQTPPTNSDCHSFFPPLPSSLAHPDSPAPSLMSFSPPPAPRPQQPPLVDVRMIDFAHSTFKGFRGDTAVHDGPDRGYVFGLESLVQILESLRDDNLP; encoded by the exons ATGTGCCTCCCTCACACCAACAACATGGACAACAGCAAGCTACAGGGGACGGGGCCGGGGGGAGGGGCTTCACTTCGACCACGGGCAGGAGGCGTTCCACTGGAGCCCTTCATACACCAG GTGGGAGGTCACACCAGTATGATGCGTTATGATGACCACACGGTGTGTAAACCTCTGATCAGCAGAGAGCAGCGCTTCTACGAGTCTCTGCCTCCAGAGATGAAGGAGTTCACGCCCGAGTATAAAG GTGTGGTGCTGGTTTGTTTCGAGGGCGACTCTGACGGCTACATCAACCTGGTGGCCTACCCCTACGTGGAGAGcaacatggagggagggatCGCGGAGCACGAGGAGCGTGACCCCCCAGAGAGGGAGCAGCCAAGGAGGAAGCACTCCAGACGTAGCCTCCatcgctcctcctcctcctctgaacaCAAGGACGAGCGAGGCGACAGGAGGGAGTCGCACGACACTGACACCTCTGAAAA TGTTGCAGAGCTGAAGAGTCCCAGGCTCGACCCAAAGATCCACTCGGACGTTCCCTTCCAGATGTTGGACTGGAACAGTGGTTTGAGTTCAGAGAAGATCAGTTACAACCCCTGGAGCCTCCGCTgccacaaacagcagctcagcCGCATGAGGTCTGAATCCAAGGACCGCAAACTCTTCA AGTTCCTGTTGTTGGAGAATGTGGTTCACCACTTCTCGTACCCCTGCATCCTGGACCTGAAGATGGGCACCAGGCAGCACGGAGACGACGCCTCCGAGGAGAAGGCGGCCAGGCAGATGAAGAAATGTGAACAGAGCACTTCAGCGACGCTGGGAGTCAGAGTGTGTGGCATGCAG GTGTACCAGCTGAACACCGGTCACTACCTCTGCAGGAACAAGTACTACGGCCGCGGCCTGTCGATCGAAGGCTTCCGCCAGGCCCTCTACCAGTACATGCACAACGGAACGGGTCTGAGGCAGGACCTCTTTGAACCAATCCTGAATAAGCTTCGCAGCCTGAAGGCGGTGCTGGAGAGGCAGGCGTCCTACCGCTTCTACTCGTCTTCACTGCTCATCATCTATGAGGGACAG GAACCTGAGGGCCCTTCAGTCCTCAGCTCTGGGAAGCATGCGACCTTGAAGACTCCTTCGGCCCCTGCAGACCCCCACTGTGGCCCCGGGCCCCACGCACCTCCAGCCCCGTGCGCTCCCTGTGAAACGGACATGAGCCAGAATCCAGACCCGGGGCCACTGCCCTCTCAGGGACCTGGACTGATGGCTCCGCCCCCACCCAACCGGCATCCTCCCCTACAGACCCCGCCCACCAACTCAGACTGCCACTCCTtcttcccccctctcccctcgTCTCTCGCCCATCCGGACTCCCCTGCTCCCAGCTTAATGtccttctcccctcctcccgCCCCCCGGCCCCAGCAGCCCCCCCTGGTGGACGTGCGTATGATCGACTTCGCCCACTCCACCTTCAAGGGTTTCCGCGGCGACACGGCGGTGCACGACGGGCCGGACCGGGGCTACGTGTTTGGACTGGAGAGCCTGGTCCAGATCCTGGAGAGCCTGCGGGACGACAACCTGCCGTAG